The following is a genomic window from Paenibacillus thiaminolyticus.
AGCCAGGGAAACGATTTTCATGAAGTCTTTCTCGCGAAGTTCACGAGCAACCGGTCCGAAAATACGAGTTCCGCGTGGGCCCTTGTCTTCTTTTACGATAACTGCCGCGTTTTCGTCAAACGAGATGTAAGAACCATCTTTCCGACGAACGGAGCGCTTCGTACGAACGATTACAGCTCTTACAACGTCGCCCTTTTTGACAACGCCGCCTGGTGTTGCTTGTTTTACAGAACATACGATCAAATCACCAATGTGAGCCGCTTTGCGTCCGGTTCCGCCCAACACGCGAATACACATCAATTCTTTCGCACCAGAGTTATCTGCGACCGCCAAACGTGTGAATGGTTGAATCATTCGATTGTCCTCCTTTCGTTGAAGCTATTCGCTGCTTAAACGATGACTGCTTTTTCTACGATTTCAACGAGTCTCCAGCGCTTGTCTTTCGACAACGGGCGAGTCTCCATGATTTTCACAGTATCGCCGATTTTTGCTTCGTTGTTCTCATCATGCGCTTTGAACTTCTTCGTATAACGGATGCGCTTGTGATACAGGTCATGCTTCTTGTATGTTTCGACCGCGACGACGACGGTTTTGTCCATTTTATCGCTGACGACTTTGCCGACTTGCACTTTACGAGCGTTACGTTGTTCACTCATGAGTGTTGGGCCTCCTTCCTGCATACAGGATCTCTATATTCCGATTCGACATCTAGGTCGATTAACTAGTAATCCCAAGTTCTCTTTCACGAAGAACCGTATGTGCGCGAGCAATCGCTTTGCGTACATCACGGATACGAGTCGGGTTGTCAAGCTGTCCGGTAGCCAATTGGAAACGGAGGTTGAAAAGTTCTTCCTTGAATCCGGCAATCTTTTGTTCAATTTCAGCAGTGGTCAAGTTGCGGAATTCACTAGCTTTCATTATGCTTCACCACCCATTTCTTCACGTTTCACGAACTTCGTCTTGACTGGCAGCTTGTGAGCGGCAAGACGCATTGCTTCGCGAGCTACTTCCTCGGAGACACCAGAAAGTTCGAACATGATCTTGCCTGGTTTAACCACAGCTACCCATTTCTCAACGTTACCTTTACCGCTACCCATCCGAACCTCAAGCGGCTTCGCCGTGATTGGCTTGTCAGGGAAAATTTTAATCCATACTTTACCGCCACGCTTGATGTAACGAGTCATCGCGATACGGGCAGCCTCGATTTGACGGTTCGTGATCCACGTCGGTTCCAATGCTTGGAGACCGAAATCGCCAAAGTTAAGCGTTGTGCCGCCTTTCGCTTGACCTTTCAAGCGTCCTTTGAATTGCTTGCGGTGTTTTACACGTTTAGGTACCAACATGATTAGTTGCCTCCTTCCTGAGCAGCCTTTTTCTTAGCCGTAGGAAGTACCTCTCCACGATAGATCCATACTTTTACGCCCAGACGGCCGTAAGTTGTATGGGCTTCGGCTGTGCCGTAGTCAATGTCAGCGCGAAGCGTGTGAAGTGGCACAGTCCCTTCGCTGTAACCTTCCGAACGAGCGATTTCTGCACCGCCCAGACGACCGCTAACTGCAGTTTTGATTCCTTTTGCACCAGCACGCATCGAGCGTTGGAGCGCTTGTTTCAGAGCGCGACGGAACGATACGCGGCGTTCCAGTTGTTGTGCAATGCTCTCAGCGACGAGGATTGCATCCAAGTCTGGAGTTTTGATTTCCGAAATGTTGATGTGCACTTTTTTGCCGCCAGCGATAGTTGTTACTTCGCGACGAAGGGCTTCAACTTCGGAACCGCCTTTACCGATGACCATGCCCGGCTTGGCTGTGTGGATCGTCACGTTCACGCGGTTAGCCGCGCGTTCGATTTCGATGCGGGATACGGCTGCATCCTTCAATTTGTTTTTCAAATACTCACGAATCTTTACGTCTTCGATAAGTAAGGTACCGAAGTCTTTTTCCGCGTACCATTTGGATTCCCAATCACGGATGATACCAACTCGAAGTCCGACTGGATTTACCTTTTGACCCACTCGTTATCCCTCCTTATTTTTCAGATACCACGATAGAAATGTGGCTGGTTCTCTTATTGATACGGCTTGCACGTCCCATAGCGCGCGGACGGAATCGTTTCAAAGTAGGACCTTGGTTCACGTACACTTGCTCGATTACGAGCTTGTTCACGTCCATTTGATAGTTATGTTCTGCATTGGCAATCGCCGAGTTGAGCAGCTTCTCCACTACCGGAGATGCCGATTTAGGCGTGTGGCGCAGAATCGCAATCGCTTCGCCCACTTGCTTACCGCGGATCAAGTCAATCACCAGCTTGACCTTGCGCGGAGAAATGCGAACATTATTCGCATGTGCCTTCGCTTGCATGGAAGTACCTCCCCTCAAATGCTATATAGTCAAAATTAGCGTCTTGTTTTTTTGTCGTCGTTCGTGTGGCCTTTGTACGTGCGTGTCGGCGCGAATTCGCCGAGCTTGTGTCCGACCATATCTTCCGTTACGTACACTGGCACGTGCTTGCGTCCATCATAGACACCGAACGTATGACCGATGAATTGAGGGAAAATCGTGGAGCGGCGCGACCAAGTCTTAACGACAGCCTTCTTGTTGGACTCGTTCATTTGCTCGACTTTCTTCATCAAATGACCATCGACGAATGGTCCTTTTTTCAAACTGCGACCCATGTGTGAATCCTCCCTTCACAAAACCTTATGCTTGCGTGCGTTACGCCGCAGAGTATGCAGTCGGGTAAATATTATTTCGTGCGATGACGTACGATATATTTATCGGAATGCTTACCTTTTTTACGCGTTTTGTAACCGAGCGTCGGTTTGCCCCATGGAGACATAGGCGTTTTGCGGCCGATAGGAGCTTTACCTTCACCACCACCGTGAGGGTGATCAACCGGGTTCATGACGACACCGCGGACGGTAGGACGCTTGCCCAACCAGCGGCTGCGGCCGGCTTTACCGATTTTGATAAGCTCGTGGTCGCCGTTGCCTACGGAACCGATTGTCGCGCGGCACACTTTGAGGACCTTGCGAACTTCGCCAGAGGACAGGCGAACCGTTACATATTTATCTTCTTTACCGAGCAATTGAGCTTCCGTGCCCGCTGCGCGAACCAGCTGGCCGCCCTTGCCTGGCTTCAATTCGATGTTGTGGATAACTGTACCTACTGGAATGTTCTCAAGCGGCATTGCATTGCCTGTCTTGATGTCCGCTCCAGGACCCGATACGATCACATCGTTCACTTTCAGACCTTTTGGCGCGAGGATGTAACGCTTCTCACCGTCTGCATAATGAATCAACGCGATGTTGGACGTACGGTTCGGATCGTACTCGATCGTAGCAACGCGGCCTGGAATGCCATCCTTGTTGCGTTTGAAGTCGATGATCCGGTATTTACGCTTATGTCCGCCGC
Proteins encoded in this region:
- the rplV gene encoding 50S ribosomal protein L22 produces the protein MQAKAHANNVRISPRKVKLVIDLIRGKQVGEAIAILRHTPKSASPVVEKLLNSAIANAEHNYQMDVNKLVIEQVYVNQGPTLKRFRPRAMGRASRINKRTSHISIVVSEK
- the rpsC gene encoding 30S ribosomal protein S3, yielding MGQKVNPVGLRVGIIRDWESKWYAEKDFGTLLIEDVKIREYLKNKLKDAAVSRIEIERAANRVNVTIHTAKPGMVIGKGGSEVEALRREVTTIAGGKKVHINISEIKTPDLDAILVAESIAQQLERRVSFRRALKQALQRSMRAGAKGIKTAVSGRLGGAEIARSEGYSEGTVPLHTLRADIDYGTAEAHTTYGRLGVKVWIYRGEVLPTAKKKAAQEGGN
- the rplB gene encoding 50S ribosomal protein L2; this encodes MPIKKYKPTSPARRGMSVSTFEEITTNVPEKSLLAPLSKKAGRNSQGKITVRHRGGGHKRKYRIIDFKRNKDGIPGRVATIEYDPNRTSNIALIHYADGEKRYILAPKGLKVNDVIVSGPGADIKTGNAMPLENIPVGTVIHNIELKPGKGGQLVRAAGTEAQLLGKEDKYVTVRLSSGEVRKVLKVCRATIGSVGNGDHELIKIGKAGRSRWLGKRPTVRGVVMNPVDHPHGGGEGKAPIGRKTPMSPWGKPTLGYKTRKKGKHSDKYIVRHRTK
- the rplN gene encoding 50S ribosomal protein L14, which encodes MIQPFTRLAVADNSGAKELMCIRVLGGTGRKAAHIGDLIVCSVKQATPGGVVKKGDVVRAVIVRTKRSVRRKDGSYISFDENAAVIVKEDKGPRGTRIFGPVARELREKDFMKIVSLAPEVI
- the rplP gene encoding 50S ribosomal protein L16, producing the protein MLVPKRVKHRKQFKGRLKGQAKGGTTLNFGDFGLQALEPTWITNRQIEAARIAMTRYIKRGGKVWIKIFPDKPITAKPLEVRMGSGKGNVEKWVAVVKPGKIMFELSGVSEEVAREAMRLAAHKLPVKTKFVKREEMGGEA
- the rpmC gene encoding 50S ribosomal protein L29, with the protein product MKASEFRNLTTAEIEQKIAGFKEELFNLRFQLATGQLDNPTRIRDVRKAIARAHTVLRERELGITS
- the rpsS gene encoding 30S ribosomal protein S19, which gives rise to MGRSLKKGPFVDGHLMKKVEQMNESNKKAVVKTWSRRSTIFPQFIGHTFGVYDGRKHVPVYVTEDMVGHKLGEFAPTRTYKGHTNDDKKTRR
- the rpsQ gene encoding 30S ribosomal protein S17, with product MSEQRNARKVQVGKVVSDKMDKTVVVAVETYKKHDLYHKRIRYTKKFKAHDENNEAKIGDTVKIMETRPLSKDKRWRLVEIVEKAVIV